The DNA region gagtatgacgaataaatcttgtatttgaaaaaaatataaattttaaatagtttgtaaaatataaattcgaACAAAAAATAATAAAGACATAAATccgggcacctcccgcccgttgggcagGCGGGATGTCTTTGCGACGGTTGGAGGTGTGGGGCCGGatacctcccgcccatccaacgggcgggagatGCCAAATCTTTTTCCACACCCATATTTCCAAATTAGCACCCCgttttcgaatttatttttttaattttttttttaaaatgcTCCGCTTGCCAGGGGCCAGGGCTGCCGGCTGCCGGCTGCAGGAATAATAAAAAAGCtttaaaaggaaaaaagaataaAGCAAGAAAACAAAAACGAAAAGACAGCAATTTCCCAACTGTACTACTAAACCcctcccgccgcgccgccaccacAGCCCGAGCGACCGCACCTCCAAATCGATAGGGTTTTTGCTCTCCccctagcccgccgccgcctcctccgccggcgccgccgatcGCAGCAAAAGGGGGGCTCCAGGCGGCGGGCAGCAGCAGGAACAGGCGGGAGAAATGGCGCAGTCGCTGGAGCTGCTGCTGATCCAGTTCCTGATGCCGGACAACGACGCGCGTCGGCAGGCGGAGGAGCAGATCCGGCGGCTGGCGCGCGACCCGCAGGTGGTCCCGGCTCTCGTCCACCACCTCCGCACGGCCAAGACGCCCAACGTCCGCCAGCTCGCCGCCGTGCTACTCCGCAAGAAGATCACCTCCCACTGGCCCAAGCTTCCCCTGGACTCCAAGGCATCCCTCAAGCAAGCCCTCATCGACTCAATCACGCTCGACCACAGGTCCTTTACTGACCACCTTTCCCCAACCCCCTCGGTTTCCTTTCCGTACGTTTGTCTTAGAATTTTGCCGCTTTTTATTCACTCTAGTTGCGCATTTGTGCTGCCTGCCTAATGGAAACTTGATTGTGTGTTGAACTGATGAATTAGTGCTGATTATGGAATTGAATTGAGGTGACTTTTAGCAAACCTTCCTGTTTGGGAGGCCATTGCAAGATAGAGTTTTCATGTTTATATTGGGACCACAGTTGCTCATATAGTTTTATATGCCAATTGGGTGGACATTCTGCTGGTGCTTCACCCAATTTTGGATGAGTATTAAGTAGATTACGATCTGCCCAAGATATTCTCGATTTCTCCTCATGGAAGTATATTTTCCGCTGAACTAAACTAATTCATAGTTGCTCTGGAGCTGATTAATTCCAGGGCTGCACGGCATGCTTTGTTCAATGGTTACATAGATAATGTGTTATGGTCAAACTATGGTAACCTTTCGTTCCTGGTTACTTAAGGTCTTGAGTGAAAGCTGCTTAGTTCTTGTTAGTGACATATCTTTTATTACAACTCACAACTTACGCTCTCGCGGAAATCCCTTTTAAGAGTTTAGACAGGTAAGAACTGACAAGTGGAAGCAAAGAATGCAGGGATTTATATATTTTCTTGTCAATATTTCAGaattctaaaaactattcataCCTCATTCAATGGCATTGAATCCTTGTGTAGGGTTCTCTTTCACCCTAGACATAGAGTCCACCCAAAACTATTAGAAGTATTGTAGAATTTCTTCGCCAAAACGAAGCTTTGCATTGCTCATTTTGACACCTAGACTCACAAATACATGTAATTTGTTAAATTCACCTTCTAAATTTGCATGGCATGAGCATTGATCAGTGCTTACCATTAATTGGTCACCAATGACTGGATCTGGTAGGTGCATGTCTCTAGTACAGCCAAAACTAATCAGAACCTGATGAGATCCATAAGAGATCATTGGTTTCGTGGAGACCATGGTTGCAACGCAAAAGTCTCATCATGGGGGTGCGAATTGTTGCATATGAAACATGTACTTGTCATTTGTTTTTGATCTGCTCTATAATTTTGTGTTCACATGTACTTCTATTAAGCTTAGAGTTCTCTGTTTCTTTTCTTATGCAGTCATCCTGTAAGGCGAGCTAGTGCAAATGTCGTGAGCATTATAGCTAAGTATGCTATCCCTGCAGGAGAATGGCCAGAGCTATTACCTTTCCTTTTCCAATGCAGCCAAAGTCCTCAGGAAGATCATAGAGAAGTAAGTCAATTTGGTGAAGGGTTATTCCTACCAAGTAGATGCATATATACAGTATTCATATTGAAAAATAATGAACTATATGTTACTATTTCCTTATATTAgatgaattttaaattttacctgTAGCAAAATCCTATTTGCAATGTCATTTTCGTTTATTTACTCTAGGTTTCTGAATTTTACCACATTATGTTTTGGTATCCTGATATCATATCAGTGGCGTGTTGGTTAGCCCTTTCATAATTGCTTGCTGTGCACATTAGTCTCATAGGAAGGAATAAAGGATAAATCTTAGGAGATAGGTAGACGGTCTATACACTGTACTACCGATTTTTTTTAGAGTAAAGTGCATGACTGGTCCTTAAACTTGTCCGCCTATGTCATTTAGGTCCCTATACTCTCAAATTGCATATTTAGCCCCTTAAACTTGGTTTCTGGTCCCATCTAAGTCCCTATACTTTCAAAATACATATATGGACCCTTAAACTTGGCTTCAGTTGTCATCTAGGACCATGTACTCTCAAAATGCAGTGTGATTCCAATTATATTGCAAAACTTATTTTTTATAGATATAACTTAATTAAATTTTGGCTTAGCATGTGTAGAGAAAATTGATGAGTATCAATCAAGAAAGCTTGATGATTTTTCACTTTTGTTTAAAGCTTAATGAGTATCATGCTCTATTCTTGGAATATTGTTCAAAAATTTAATAACTTGTAGCTACACTTTGCAAACTAGAATCAAGGGCTTATAAATACGTCATGGCTACAAAACGAGTAAAAAAAAGACAATAAAAGTAATGGCTTGCTTGAAAACATAACAATTTGATCCTATCATACTTTATTGGTTGGATGACACCATATTTTGAGAGTATATAGATCTAGATGACACACAAAGCTAAGTTTAGGGGGCAAGATCTGCATTTTAAGGGTATAGGGACCTAAACGACACCTGAGACCAAGTTTAGGGAGCCAGATCTGCAATTTGAGAGTATAGGGACCTAAGTGACACAACTAGACAAGTTTAAGAACCGGCTACGAACTTTACTATTTTTTTTATATCTGCTTAAAATCTTCTCTGTTTCATTTAAACATCCATTACAATTTTTGCATgctgattaacaacacaaacaAATGCTGGAAGTCACACTGTTGATGCACATGTGATAACTAATTCGGCATCATACCATTTTCTATGTCTGTATTCCTAGACGATTCTACTTGCTGTTCACTTCCCTATCATTCAGACAATGCGTCTGTTGATGTCAGCTATTCTTTTGGGCTTAGTAGTATATATTGGTGTGGGGCAAGCATTTTCAAGCCCTGTATTCTTTGGTAATTTTGTTTGCTAGTAAAATTTTTTACATTTTCAAAGGTTGATTGTACAGGAAGTAACTGCTGCATAATCTATGCAAACAAAAAAATAATAGTTCTGGCAGTCTCAATGATTTGCTATCATTTTATTTCTTTGCAGGTGGCTTTGATTCTTTTCAGCTCCCTTACTGAAACTATCGGGGCTACTTTTCAGTCTCATCTGAACAATTTGCAACCTATTTTGCTGAAATGTCTGCAAGACGAGTCTAGCTCTCGAGTCAGAATTGCGGCCCTAAAGTATGGCTAAATTTGGTGACCGAAAGCTTATTGCAAATAATATGTCTGGCCAAGTTTTGCTGTGGCTAAACTACTTCTTTTTCTTTCTCGGTGCAACAGGGCTGTTGGATCTTTCATAGAATATGTCAATGATGGAGGTGACATTGTAAGTTTTACTCGTCAGCTGTGATTTTCTTAAAAGTTTGTCTGTTTGGAGTTAAAAAATGCACCGCTTTTATGATTATTCTAATTGGTCCTACTATTTTGAATATTTCGTTTGTTATTTAGATCTGTGTTTTGTTTACAGCAACTGGTCCTACTGTATTTTCCTAGTGCTTGCTATTTCGTTCACATACCTTAATAGTGATGTTCTCTCTTGTGTTTATCATAACATAGGCTTTGACTCATTGCTAATATTTACTACACTAACCTCTTATGCCTATGAGCATATTTGCATAACAAAAGTTTTCCTTGAGATAAGTGCAGTTCCATCAAGCTATTTATTGTCATACTTCCAGAGAAAGGCAAGCCACATATTTTGAGGAGTTTCTGTACCTGTGATTTTTGTTTGTGTTTCATGTTAACTAACTGTGTAGTTTATTGGAGCTTGGAACAAATTGCATTGGATGACTGAATCTAATTATTATGATGGATCCACATGATATTCTTTCCAAATATGAAATTGTTTTATTCTACGTACAATGTGACCATGATTACTGACTTACTGTACACAGATAGTATTTTCTTACACCCCGTTTGGATGTAGATATTGGAGTCTGGAATTCAGAATTGGCATTGGGAGCACCAAATATCAGCTGTTTGGATGATTTGAGAATTGGCATTGGAAATTTACTCCAATACCAAACGGTATTGAGCATACTGCCGCAGCCCCTGCCACAATGCTGAGCTCTTCCCCTCCATATTGGCTGAAATcggcctcctcctctccccgcatctcccctcttcctcccctctCCCTGCTCGccgctccctctccctcttcctccctgctccttgctcccgctcccgctcccTCTCCCTGCTCGCTCCCTGCTCCCTcgctccttcttcctccccgctCCCCTCTCCCTGCTCGCCGCTCCCTCTCCCTGCTCGCTCCCCACGCCCTCTCCctgctcctctctccctcttctgctccctctccctctcctcgctcccctctccccctccccctccccctccctctccctctccctctctctcgcgcgcatcTTGCAGAggtgtcgccgccgccgctgcaggACCCCAGCCCCCGACGACCACCAGGGGCTTCCTCCCCTGCCCGCCACCACCCACGGTGGCCACCTGGAAGAACAGGTGCAGGGTCTCTGCCGGCCCGGACGGCGCCGGCAGCGGCGCCCATCGGCTCTCCGCCAGTTCCCGTGGCACCATCCGATACGAGTTCACGGGCCCCCctgaggccgccgccgccgaacgCTTGTTGGCGAGGAGCTGCGATGGGGGCTGGGTGCAGTGGAGAAGACGACTGAATTCTCATTTTGATTGTAGGCACATCCAAACACGAATTGGTATTCGCCACTTTGTTGAATTCCGTCCAACAATTTCATCTACATCCAAACAATGGATTTGGTATTGTGACCCATTTCCAAAGCTACTCTGATTTGGTATTGAGCCCAATTCAATACCAAGCCCTCCAATATCGACATCCAAACGGAGCGTTAGAGTTTTGTGCACTTGTTTTAAATGTCCAAATATTTGGATCCTCCACTTCCTGCTTAGATAGTGCAATTTGGTTTCGTGCTTAGTCTTGCAGAATATACCATTTGACACATTGCCACTGGCTAATGTTGTGGTTATGTGTGTGTACGTTATGTAGGTCAAAATGTTTCGGGACTTTGTTCCCAGTATCTTGAATGTATCAAGACAATGTCTTGCTAATGGCGAGGAAGATGTTGCTTCCATTGCATTTGAAATTTTTGACGAACTAATTGAATCTCCAGCGCCACTTCTTGGCGACTCTGTAAGGTCAATTGTGCAATTCTCGCTGGAAGTTTCTGCAAACCAGGATCTGGAAATAAATATAAGGCAGCAGGTTTTGATCAGCACTCAGCATCCTCTAATATGTCTCCATATGATTTGCAGATCAGTGACTTGTTACAAATGATTTTTCAGGCTATCCAGATAATTTCATGGCTTGCAAAGTTTAAAGCATCTTTCTTGAAAAAGCACAAACTGGTTGTACCTATCCTGCAAGTTATGTGCCCTTTGCTTACGGAAACAGCTAATGAAGATGAAGATTCTGATCTAGCAGCAGATCGTTCTGCTGCCGAAGTCATTGATACAATGGCTATCAACTTACCAAGACACGTTCTTGCACCAGTTCTTGAGTTCGCTTCTGTGAGCTTTCATCACATTAATCCGAAGTATCGTGAGGCTGCTGTGACATCACTGGGTGTTATCTCAGAGGGTTGTTGCGAACATTTGAAAGATAAATTGGAAGATTGTCTGAAAATTGTTTTGGAAGCATTAAAGGATCAAGAGCAAATGGTTAGAGGTGCCGCATCCTTTGCTCTTGGTCAGTTTGCCGAGCACCTGCAACCAGAAATTTTGTCTCATTATGCGAATGTACTTCCATGCATCCTAAATGCTCTTGAAGACCCATCAGATGAAGTTAAGGTATCGCTGCAAAAGTAGATGACGTTTTCTGTTCAAAATGGGCAGCAACCTTTTCCATGATGCTTTAGCTTCAACCATGAATTTGGAAAATATAAAAAATTAATGCATTTGTTCTTGCAGGAGAAATCATATTATGCCCTTGCAGCATTCTGTGAGGACATGGGTGAAGATATCCTGCCATATCTAGATCCCTTGATATGCAAATTGGTTATGTCTTTGCAGAGCAGTCCGCGGAACTTGCAAGAGACATGCATGGTGTGTGTAGTAATAAATAATACTAAATAAGATGTACTTTTTGATGAGTGATAAGTCTTTGGAAATATGATAACCTTTCCCCCCCAAAATGATCTTTCATTTTGACAATGATGATATTTTCTGCAGTCTGCAATTGGCTCTGTGGCTGCTGCTGCAGAGCAGGCTTTTACCCCATACGCAGAAAAGGTCCTTGAAATGATGAAAGGTTTTATGGTGCTCACTAGCGACGAAGATTTGTGTGCAAGAGCTAGGGCTACCGAGGTTGTTGGGATAGTAGCCATGGCAGTTGGCAGAGCAAGAGTTGAAGCGATACTGCCCCCCTTTATCGAGGCTGCTATTTCTGTGAGTTGTAGTTACAGTACCTTCGGACACTTTTACAGCCTTTAATCCTCATTATGCTCTTCATACTTGCAGGGTTTTGGATTGGATTACAGTGAACTTAGAGAATATACTCATGGTTTTTTTAGCAATGTTGCTGAGATTTTGGGTGATAGTTTTACACAGGTAATAAGGGGAACTTTTCTTTAGCAAATAAAGGGACTTTAAATTTTATTCAATTTCTGAGTGATGTTTATGTTTATTGAAATGAATTGTTGTGCGTTGCAGTATCTTCCTCATGTTGTACCTCTCGTATTTTCTTCCTGCAACTTGGATGATGGTTCTGCTGTGGACATTGATGATGCTGATAGTGTTGACAATGGATTTGGCGGTGTTTCATCTGATGATGATGTTAATGATGAGCCAAGAGTTAGAAATATCAGTGTGCGGACTGGGGTATTAGATGAGAAAGCTGCTGCAACACAGGCTATTGGTTTTTTTGCACTACACACGAAGAGTGCCTATGCTCCGTATCCTTGAAAAGGTGCTAATCCTCCAGTTGCAGTTTCACCTTTCAAAACTTCCTTAACTGATACTAGGTATCTGGAGGAGTCACTGAAGATTTTAATCAGGCACAGTGGGTATTTCCACGAAGATCTGAGGCTCCAGGCAGTCATTTCTTTAAAACGTAATTTATTCCCTACTTCTCTTAGATGCATTTTCACTGGGCCTTTGTTTCCTTTGTTCTGTACTGTCAACATTGTGGAAATTTCATTGTTAGGCTAAGTGATTCATCAAAAATAAATGGTGGTTGCTAAACTGTAACTGTAAGAAAACAAATAGCGATAAAAGTATAGCGAaatattaaaaaaaatcatgtgAAGTGTAGCCTTTTAATTGATGTATTTTTATGGTCTGTGTAGCGGAGTTTCCTTTAAGGTCTGACAGAAAGATCATTTCAGATTGAAACTCCAAAAGTTAATAAAACATTAGGTACGCTCACAGGTTCACCCAGTGATAGTGCAATCCTAGGCGCACACAGTAGGGTATTACTATAGGAAGGGACCAAATATTTTATGATAGTTACAGCGAAAAGTATTAATGCTACTATGACAGCAATTTTGCATAGAATGCAGAATGGTATGTTGTTAATCAACTTGATTCATCATTACTTCATATTTTTTCATTAATACGGGCAAGTATACTTTTTTAACACATTCTTGGTTTATGTTTTTTTGGAGTGATCCATAAAATATGTGATTGTACGATTTTATTAGTAGTTACAGTGTTATCCCTTCTTGCAGATATCCTAACTGCAGTTAGGGCAATACCTCCTACACATGCTGTAAGTATTCTGTTTTGCTAAATATTCGTATGCTACATCCTTCACCCCTTCCATCAACTTAAATATGATTGTTGTAAAAAAACATTGAAATTCTGATGGAAAATATGTTTTTTTGTACCATGCAGGATGTGCAAGAGAAACAGAAGGATGTCCTTGGTAAATGCTGGATATAAATATCACCACATTTTAAGTTCATGTGTCCTGTGTGATATCAAACAACCATGCTGTGTTTGCTTTTCCAGATACGGTTCTGAACATCTATATTAAGACCATGACAGAGGATGATGACAAAGAGGTTGTTGCACAAGCTTGCATGAGTGTAGCAGACATTGTGAAGGACTGTGGTTTTGCTGCAATCGAACCTTGTAAGCTGCACCTGTCCTGTACTAGTTTGCCTCAAAATACTAGGCTTTGTTGTTAAAAAGTATTGCTTCTGTGCTTTGTTTCAGACATACTAAGGCTTGCTGAGGCGACGCTGGTTCTTTTGCGTCAAGAATCAAGTTGTCAGCAAGTAGAGTCGGATGGTGAGGATGATGGCGACATTGATCATGATGAAGTCCTCATGGATGCAGTTTCAGATCTACTGCCAGCTTTTGCAAAAGTGATGGGTTCTTATTTTGATCCTATCTTTGCAAAATTGTTTGATCCATTGATGAAATTCGCCGTATGCTACTATCCCCCTTCTCTATGCGCACATGCTCCATATTCCCATTTGTTAAACGTGATTAATTAAGTGAAATTTGAAACTATTTCCTGGAATAATTGCAGAAATCTCCCCATCCTCCCCAAGATAAGACTATGGTTGTTGCAACCTTAGCTGAGGTCGCTCAGGAAATGGGTGCTCCAATTTCTGCTTATGTTGATGTACGTTTCTAGCATTCTTGACATTTGTAAAAACTTTATCATTTCAATGACCCTATTCATGCTTCTTTTGATTTTTCTTCAGAAGATAATGCCTTTGGTGTTGAAAGAGCTTGCATCATCTGATGCTACTAATAGGAGAAATGCTGCTTTCTGTGTTGGTGAGATTTGCAAGAATGGGGGTGCTGCGGCACTAAAGTATGTATTAAGTTATGCTAGAATTATCATATTTCATGTCTTGCCTTTAAGCACCTGACCATCTTTGGACACTTCTGCCTTGCACTTTCCTAGTATAAAGAATACTCTTGTTTTAACTTTTAAGGTATAATGCGTATTACTGCATTAGTGATAAAAGAAGACATGGTGTGCACTATATTTTTCTTATGTTCAGAAAAACTAGCTGATGAAAAAGCATTTTACTAATTTAATTGCTTAAATACAGCAATTTTCTTATAGAACTGAAGGGAAGGCGGTATCATGTTCACTGTATCCATATTCCATATATTAGATTAATATGTCAGTAAGTGAGCAGTTGATTAGAATTAGTGTTGCCTTTAATACTTCTCAATTGCCATAGTATCTGAATTATGAATAGGCTGCAAGACCCATAGGTTGTTCTAGGTTCCCTTTCATGACTGAAGCCTAGAAGTAAACATGACGTGGCAAGTCTGTCTTTCAAAGTTCTTGTCAAAAAGACCAATAGATCAAACTATTTTTTCCCTCTAGAGAATAGCTGCTAGGAGTTTGTTGATAAAGTTGAACACTGTTCATAGATGTAAGGTGCTCTCAAATACTAAACTGTAGGAAGAGGGCAACTAAGAATCGCTAGACATGCTTGGTGCTGTTCCATTTTATAGCCATGAATAAATTACATAATatctcagattactagtttagAATCTAGGGAAACCTGAAGAGTTAACATTCCATCATGTAAATTCATCACTCACTAGTTATTGTTCATCTTTATGCAGGTACTATGGGGATATACTTCGTTCTCTGCATAATCTGTTCAGTAATTCAGAATCAGATGATGCAGTAAGAGATAATGCTGCTGGTGCTATTGCTAGGATGATAATGGTGCAGCCTCAGTCAATTCCTCTGAACCAGGTTCGTATGACATTTTAGCTGGTATGTTTGGACAGCTTTCTGTTTCTGATTTTAAGAGTGTGACGAACACTTTGTTTCATTCTTATAGGTTCTTCCAGTGTTTATCAAAGCTTTGCCACTAAAAGAAGATCATGAAGAATCAATGCCTGTCTATAGTTGCATCTGCAGTTTATTACTATCATCGCATCCCCAGGTGATTCTCACACCAGATATCTATCATCGGTTTTTATTCATGGGCTGAACCTAACTGCGTTACTGTTGCAGATCCTTCCTCTTGTGCCTGATGTGATACATGTCTTTGCCCAAGTGGTGGTATCCCCAGACGAGAGCGATGAAGTCAAAACAAATATTGGCAAGGCTGTATCTCACTTGATATCTGTCTATGGCCAGCAAATGCAGCCTATACTGAGTGCACTGCCACCAGCTCATGCAAACGCATTGGCAACATTCGCCAGTAGAAGATGATCACTGAGAAGCAACATTTCTTCAGTTCTTTGTTCTGTTGGATTGTTTTGGTTGTCAAATGATTGCCATTTTCTGAAGGCCATCATTTGTCGATTGTGGTTAGATGGGATCAAACCAGATGGGATGTCTGCATCGGACATGGGTGCGAGTGAGCAGAATTCTTGTTTTCCTTTTTGGAGATAGTGGTGCTCATTGGAGCTGTGTGCGCGCTTGATGGTGCAAGCCTTGGCCATCAATGCATTTGGCGAGTGTGCCTGTATTCAGGTTCCGGTTTTGGTTGTTTATTATGCTTGGTTCCATAATTCTTTTACCGCGCTGTGCGATTCATTGATTACTGTTGTATATAGAACAGAGTATTTTTACATAGAATATATGGCCTTTTGCAACTTTATCTGTCTTGGAAGTTTTGTATACGTAGAATACCACTTGTGGGATTATTCGTCCGGATTACATAGCCTTGTCGTGCCCAAGTTGGAAAAAAAGGCGCCTCTTTTGCCGCGAATAGAAAATTATGTGATCGATCAAATAAATCAAAAGAATCAAAGCTTGTGCAAAGCTAAAGCGATTAGTCGGTGCAGCGTGAGCAAGCGTGGCCATGCGCCCGTTGATACGTGGCGCAGCTGCGCTATGCCGGTTTGGGAAACTTTTGTTTCTTC from Panicum hallii strain FIL2 chromosome 9, PHallii_v3.1, whole genome shotgun sequence includes:
- the LOC112875089 gene encoding importin-4 isoform X1 — protein: MAQSLELLLIQFLMPDNDARRQAEEQIRRLARDPQVVPALVHHLRTAKTPNVRQLAAVLLRKKITSHWPKLPLDSKASLKQALIDSITLDHSHPVRRASANVVSIIAKYAIPAGEWPELLPFLFQCSQSPQEDHREVALILFSSLTETIGATFQSHLNNLQPILLKCLQDESSSRVRIAALKAVGSFIEYVNDGGDIVKMFRDFVPSILNVSRQCLANGEEDVASIAFEIFDELIESPAPLLGDSVRSIVQFSLEVSANQDLEINIRQQAIQIISWLAKFKASFLKKHKLVVPILQVMCPLLTETANEDEDSDLAADRSAAEVIDTMAINLPRHVLAPVLEFASVSFHHINPKYREAAVTSLGVISEGCCEHLKDKLEDCLKIVLEALKDQEQMVRGAASFALGQFAEHLQPEILSHYANVLPCILNALEDPSDEVKEKSYYALAAFCEDMGEDILPYLDPLICKLVMSLQSSPRNLQETCMSAIGSVAAAAEQAFTPYAEKVLEMMKGFMVLTSDEDLCARARATEVVGIVAMAVGRARVEAILPPFIEAAISGFGLDYSELREYTHGFFSNVAEILGDSFTQYLPHVVPLVFSSCNLDDGSAVDIDDADSVDNGFGGVSSDDDVNDEPRVRNISVRTGVLDEKAAATQAIGFFALHTKSAYAPYLEESLKILIRHSGYFHEDLRLQAVISLKHILTAVRAIPPTHADVQEKQKDVLDTVLNIYIKTMTEDDDKEVVAQACMSVADIVKDCGFAAIEPYILRLAEATLVLLRQESSCQQVESDGEDDGDIDHDEVLMDAVSDLLPAFAKVMGSYFDPIFAKLFDPLMKFAKSPHPPQDKTMVVATLAEVAQEMGAPISAYVDKIMPLVLKELASSDATNRRNAAFCVGEICKNGGAAALKYYGDILRSLHNLFSNSESDDAVRDNAAGAIARMIMVQPQSIPLNQVLPVFIKALPLKEDHEESMPVYSCICSLLLSSHPQILPLVPDVIHVFAQVVVSPDESDEVKTNIGKAVSHLISVYGQQMQPILSALPPAHANALATFASRR
- the LOC112875089 gene encoding importin-4 isoform X2 is translated as MFRDFVPSILNVSRQCLANGEEDVASIAFEIFDELIESPAPLLGDSVRSIVQFSLEVSANQDLEINIRQQAIQIISWLAKFKASFLKKHKLVVPILQVMCPLLTETANEDEDSDLAADRSAAEVIDTMAINLPRHVLAPVLEFASVSFHHINPKYREAAVTSLGVISEGCCEHLKDKLEDCLKIVLEALKDQEQMVRGAASFALGQFAEHLQPEILSHYANVLPCILNALEDPSDEVKEKSYYALAAFCEDMGEDILPYLDPLICKLVMSLQSSPRNLQETCMSAIGSVAAAAEQAFTPYAEKVLEMMKGFMVLTSDEDLCARARATEVVGIVAMAVGRARVEAILPPFIEAAISGFGLDYSELREYTHGFFSNVAEILGDSFTQYLPHVVPLVFSSCNLDDGSAVDIDDADSVDNGFGGVSSDDDVNDEPRVRNISVRTGVLDEKAAATQAIGFFALHTKSAYAPYLEESLKILIRHSGYFHEDLRLQAVISLKHILTAVRAIPPTHADVQEKQKDVLDTVLNIYIKTMTEDDDKEVVAQACMSVADIVKDCGFAAIEPYILRLAEATLVLLRQESSCQQVESDGEDDGDIDHDEVLMDAVSDLLPAFAKVMGSYFDPIFAKLFDPLMKFAKSPHPPQDKTMVVATLAEVAQEMGAPISAYVDKIMPLVLKELASSDATNRRNAAFCVGEICKNGGAAALKYYGDILRSLHNLFSNSESDDAVRDNAAGAIARMIMVQPQSIPLNQVLPVFIKALPLKEDHEESMPVYSCICSLLLSSHPQILPLVPDVIHVFAQVVVSPDESDEVKTNIGKAVSHLISVYGQQMQPILSALPPAHANALATFASRR